A genomic region of Magnolia sinica isolate HGM2019 chromosome 6, MsV1, whole genome shotgun sequence contains the following coding sequences:
- the LOC131248260 gene encoding uncharacterized protein LOC131248260 isoform X3, producing the protein MDYDDSDFQSQNFQLGGEDSTKFPPGLRSYALPKFDLDESLQVHLRYDTLVETEVLLGIQNQEENCWIEDFSRENSGIEFSSSAAESCSISRRNNVWSEATSSESVEMLLKSVGQDEMLTKQIIIEESDFCDGLNNLNNQMDPSLNQDDSIAPKIGDIIDSNPTLPPDKCLENLSDLSTDAARILAHVEAPIHQDGKSEYGSLVDLDPSPVNKKFDCHMISAAEQVDMDQKVTSSSMENNAHENDHVSSVSALARGNHDATFERMQVEPSGISMQNITIGAADGCIKVACCEKPGDLLQDGAEKDKIQVLRDTQMDDQQHERRVVESCTGNAENLSSSALNLDSSVHIAEELNEVLSKADTQQMKSGILSKDSKTGVHFTGSTQEASFVAVEIDKSIEGSNTGSSNDGLGNPCSPLVKIDSFIQITERYSHKKPEDLSRDSGCPVERVIFIKEAEMDVQLRASKLETTLLVVEETQNSEGRLTENRINDVGNFSSAVVHSPTSMIHETRVNVESLNELEVHGAVFNAQNPEPALVEKDMLVKVIEKDSSSYPDSTLNLSGDVLPDQAHYSSERHVSYPWHQKLPQKCDSSLPAAVLNDVNTVHSDVPNLEKENESLSTDSEGIEIKIDDPLVREKRVEASSPGQSTATLTTEHIVGDESVSTEDAILLASGNKMDATVLVAADVSGQKVPEKEETVPGVSTEPCLQILTENCKSGIASGPLPASDSRQHPACNSAAESPEMLTQSLSAEKSFHSIHREEPEASMAIKATQKCAKELEGHPTVHASVVTEIDGSKLLGNSCEKYKVTTLQVTGETACNTEIPTQPIPSSVDGSSHGIGQNNQHEGEANLVSGDASGGRVLLLTTEGDVLNRVEQSSSKPATSSDATETANGSPTSGETKCDSPTVISCSEPSQNEKEQLDGDLSERESGKGWKPFSNIKPFELPQTGEGSPTTPVLCQASSVNLQETSHGSRKVSDEQRVRRGTKGKGKDKTRLADSATERGTATGGKPAKETSRPKQTVEKDVNQSSASAYSNGTINRAMQVEERRQYAYVDGSSTRSSSVPTIQAPGLPDLNTSASSQILCHQPFTDSQQVQLRAQIFVYGSLIQCTPPDESCMVSAFGDVSRDGGRSMWENSWRVSVERFHSQKSLLSNLESPLQSRSGVRVSEQVSRCSPLQNKTLSTPTSRTGSKGAPPAIVNPTTPVPSSVWSFSTPSRDVFPSSSMPRGPLLDSHPSLSPLPPYQSPYTRPYLGNNSAWLPQASTGPAPWAVSPRTPALAGVHYSSLPIAEAVQVASVRDPPAPRLSSVQLASPSSLPPTVGPINVLSGTTALAEATRTNISPAKHASADQKPRKRKKRSVAEELGQISTVTPARTEPVSATAIGKHFTTSLGIPSPAQSISIDTASSPVSTTAPVVSSTHYQIVGSGDKGQKVIFSEETFSRIEQAKLHADDAAALAAAAIRHSEGIWSQLAIQKNSGLVSEVEAKLASAAVAAAAAASVAKAAAAAAKVASDAALQAKLMADEALNVPPMGNSSWGPETALPDGRKNFGKANPSSGLKSKGETASSGSTIVAAREAARKRVEAASAATKRAENFDAVVKAAELAAEAVSQAGAVIAMGDPIPLTLSELVEAGPGGYWKAEKVSVEHSVKENSTHRGEQLNKDGTDEGIDRSIKSSNRRPLNTKETLQIRNEGNAPSIELSVENEARMVNGILQGSVAGEGGLAGQKGRKTSDHAKTVGVITELEVGSRAASSNIQNGEGERHQQMGTSKEIKEASLVEVVRDAEGCRGVWFSAKVLGLKDGKAYVCYNELLQDEGPDHLKEWIPLEGGGDKAPRIRIAHPMTAVKFEGTRKRRRAAIGNYAWSVGDRVDAWMQDGWWEGIVTEKSKEDETKLTVHFPAKGDFSIVRAWNLRPSLIWKDDQWMEWSRENNSLPHENDTPQEKRQKLGRLEVVIGPQIEAGGNNKLSNELSAGDSRTHEESRPLPLSAKDKIFAVGKNIREENNADAVRVKRTGLQMEGSRVIFGVPKPGKKRKFMDVSKHYVADKSAKINEGIRTDSIKFTKYLVPQGTLGWKNSSKVDTKGKREQAAADSRPKVPKSGKAQSILSKSLSEKDSSLISVASALTGGTGQDLLTNAKAFAGHERSSLETSTLKAGEGLLSFLSAPVSDGLSSKKSSSAIEGDTGTRRKLAPGRKVARDDEKCSSRTDNPGKLIPDAAEPRRSNRRIQPTSRLLEGLQNALIGTKIPSFSRGKGVKAGQHRSTSSSSRGNYHG; encoded by the exons ATGGATTATGATGACAGTGATTTCCAAAGCCAGAATTTTCAGTTAGGTGGTGAAGACAGCACAAAATTTCCTCCTGGGTTACGGTCATACGCACTTCCAAAATTTGACCTTGACGAAAGCCTTCAGGTCCATCTAAGGTATGATACTTTAGTTGAAACAGAGGTCTTACTAGGCATCCAAAATCAAGAAGAAAACTGTTGGATAGAGGACTTCTCACGGGAAAATAGTGGAATAGAGTTCAGTTCAAGTGCCGCTGAATCTTGCTCTATTTCAAGGCGTAACAATGTTTGGTCTGAGGCCACTTCATCTGAATCTGTTGAGATGTTATTGAAATCAGTTGGGCAAGATGAGATGCTCACCAAACAAATCATCATTGAGGAGTCAGATTTCTGTGATGGACTAAACAACTTAAACAACCAAATGGATCCCAGCTTGAATCAAGACGATTCCATTGCCCCTAAGATAGGGGATATAATTGATTCCAATCCTACACTACCTCCTGACAAATGTCTGGAAAACCTATCGGATTTGAGTACAGATGCAGCAAGGATTCTTGCTCATGTTGAAGCACCCATCCACCAAGATGGTAAATCTGAGTATGGAAGTCTGGTGGACTTGGATCCGAGTCCTGTCAACAAAAAGTTTGACTGTCACATGATTAGTGCTGCTGAGCAAGTTGACATGGACCAGAAGGTTACTTCATCCTCCATGGAAAATAATGCACATGAGAATGATCATGTTTCTTCTGTAAGTGCATTGGCTAGAGGGAATCATGATGCCACCTTTGAGAGAATGCAAGTGGAACCATCAGGCATATCCATGCAGAATATTACTATAGGAGCTGCAGATGGGTGCATAAAGGTAGCATGTTGTGAGAAGCCAGGGGATTTGCTACAAGATGGTGCAGAGAAAGATAAAATTCAAGTTTTGCGGGATACTCAGATGGATGATCAACAACATGAGAGACGTGTAGTGGAAAGTTGTACTGGTAATGCAGAGAATCTTTCCAGTTCGGCTCTGAATCTGGACTCTTCCGTGCATATAGCAGAAGAATTAAATGAGGTGTTGTCAAAAGCTGATACTCAACAAATGAAGAGTGGGATTTTGAGCAAAGATAGCAAGACGGGTGTTCATTTTACAGGAAGCACACAGGAGGCATCTTTTGTCGCAGTAGAAATAGATAAAAGTATTGAAGGAAGTAACACTGGAAGCAGCAATGATGGTTTGGGAAATCCTTGCAGTCCATTGGTAAAGATAGATTCCTTTATTCAAATAACAGAACGATATAGTCACAAGAAGCCAGAGGATTTATCAAGAGATAGTGGTTGCCCAGTTGAAAGAGTGATTTTTATCAAAGAGGCAGAGATGGATGTTCAGCTTAGAGCGAGTAAACTGGAGACAACTTTATTAGTGGTGGAAGAAACACAAAATTCTGAAGGTAGGTTAACTGAAAACAGAATTAATGATGTGGGAAATTTTTCCAGTGCAGTTGTGCATTCTCCAACTAGCATGATTCATGAAACAAGAGTGAATGTAGAAAGTCTCAATGAGTTGGAAGTCCATGGGGCAGTCTTTAATGCCCAGAATCCAGAGCCTGCATTGGTGGAGAAGGATATGCTAGTTAAAGTAATTGAGAAGGATAGCAGTAGTTATCCAGATTCTACTTTGAATTTGTCAGGGGATGTTCTACCAGATCAAGCCCATTATAGTTCAGAGCGGCATGTCTCATATCCCTGGCATCAGAAGCTGCCACAAAAATGTGACAGTAGTTTACCGGCTGCTGTGTTGAATGATGTTAATACTGTTCATTCAGATGTTCCTAATCTTGAAAAAGAGAATGAAAGTTTATCAACTGATTCAGAAGGTATTGAAATTAAAATCGATGATCCTCTGGTCAGGGAGAAGAGGGTAGAGGCTTCCTCTCCTGGTCAAAGTACAGCTACATTAACTACTGAACATATTGTTGGGGATGAGTCAG TGTCAACTGAAGATGCCATCTTGTTAGCATCTGGTAACAAAATGGATGCAACTGTCCTTGTTGCTGCTGATGTCTCTGGTCAGAAAGTACCTGAGAAAGAAGAAACGGTCCCTGGAGTCTCCACAGAGCCATGTTTACAAATTCTGACTGAGAACTGTAAGTCAGGGATAGCTAGTGGGCCACTTCCTGCCTCTGATTCTAGGCAACATCCAGCTTGTAATAGTGCGGCAGAATCACCTGAGATGCTCACTCAGTCATTGTCTGCTGAGAAGTCTTTTCATTCTATACACCGGGAGGAACCTGAAGCATCTATGGCTATCAAAGCCACTCAGAAATGTGCAAAGGAGTTGGAAGGCCATCCTACTGTCCATGCATCTGTTGTGACAGAAATTGATGGCTCCAAATTATTAGGAAATTCTTGTGAGAAGTACAAAGTAACAACCTTGCAAGTTACAG GGGAAACAGCTTGCAATACTGAGATACCCACCCAGCCTATACCTTCATCTGTAGATGGATCTTCTCATGGAATTGGCCAGAACAATCAACACGAAGGTGAAGCTAATTTGGTATCTGGAGATGCCAGTGGTGGGAGGGTGCTGCTTCTGACAACAGAAG GTGATGTATTGAATCGGGTTGAACAAAGCTCTTCTAAACCTGCTACTTCGTCTGATGCCACGGAAACTGCCAATGGTAGTCCAACTTCTGGTGAAACCAAGTGTGATTCACCTACTGTTATTAGTTGTAGCGAGCCTTCACAGAATGAAAAGGAGCAACTGGATGGTG ATCTGTCTGAAAGAGAAAGTGGCAAAGGGTGGAAACCATTTTCCAATATCAAACCATTTGAATTACCTCAG ACCGGAGAAGGGTCTCCAACAACACCCGTATTATGCCAAGCCAGTTCTGTGAATTTACAAGAAACTTCTCATGGAAGTCGTAAAGTATCTGATGAACAGAGAGTGCGTCGTGGTACCAAGGGTAAAGGTAAGGATAAAACTAGGTTAGCTGATAGTGCGACTGAAAGGGGAACTGCTACTGGAGGGAAGCCTGCTAAAGAAACATCTCGTCCAAAGCAAACAGTGGAAAAGGATGTTAACCAATCCAGTGCATCGGCTTACTCAAATGGAACTATAAACAGGGCTATGCAAGTTGAAGAGAGGAGGCAATATGCATATGTTGATGGCAGTAGTACAAGATCATCTTCTGTTCCGACCATTCAAGCACCTGGTCTTCCAGATTTGAATACTTCGGCTTCTTCACAAATATTATGTCACCAGCCTTTCACTGATTCACAGCAAGTGCAATTGCGTGCTCAGATATTTGTTTATGGATCTCTGAT TCAGTGTACACCACCTGATGAGTCCTGTATGGTATCAGCCTTCGGAGATGTGAGCCGGG ATGGCGGGAGGAGCATGTGGGAGAATTCATGGCGTGTTTCTGTGGAAAGATTTCACAGTCAGAAATCACTGCTTAGTAACCTTGAGAGCCCGCTGCAATCTCGATCag GTGTCCGCGTTTCTGAACAAGTATCAAGGTGCAGTCCCCTACAGAACAAAACCCTTAGCACCCCAACTAGTCGAACTGGCAGCAAGGGTGCCCCACCAGCTATTGTAAACCCCACAACGCCTGTACCATCCTCGGTATGGAGTTTTTCTACCCCTTCTCGTGACGTCTTTCCATCCAGCAGCATGCCAAGAGGCCCACTCCTGGATTCTCATCCATCACTCTCGCCGTTGCCGCCTTACCAATCTCCCTACACAAGGCCCTACTTAGGAAACAACAGTGCTTGGCTCCCTCAGGCTTCTACTGGTCCTGCACCCTGGGCTGTTTCTCCACGAACTCCAGCACTTGCTGGTGTACATTATTCTTCTTTGCCAATTGCGGAAGCAGTTCAAGTAGCATCAGTTCGGGACCCACCTGCTCCGCGTCTCTCCAGCGTGCAGCTTGCATCTCCGAGTTCTTTGCCTCCTACTGTAGGTCCTATAAATGTTCTCTCCGGTACAACTGCACTGGCAGAGGCTACTAGGACAAACATATCACCTGCCAAGCATGCATCTGCTGATCAGAAACCGCGGAAGAGAAAAAAGAGATCTGTCGCTGAGGAACTTGGCCAGATCTCCACAGTCACTCCAGCTCGAACAGAACCAGTTTCTGCTACTGCCATTGGTAAACATTTTACTACATCCTTAGGGATTCCGTCACCTGCACAATCTATATCTATAGATACAGCTAGTTCTCCAGTTTCAACTACTGCTCCCGTTGTATCTTCCACACATTACCAGATAGTAGGCAGTGGTGACAAAGGTCAGAAGGTTATCTTCTCCGAGGAGACATTCAGTAGAATTGAGCAGGCTAAGCTGCATGCTGACGATGCTGCTGCTCTCGCTGCTGCTGCTATCAGGCACAGTGAAGGAATATGGAGTCAGCTAGCCATCCAGAAGAATTCTGGATTAGTTTCGGAGGTTGAAGCAAAACTGGCTTCTGCAGCtgttgcagcagcagcagctgcttctGTAGCGAAGGCAGCGGCAGCAGCTGCTAAGGTTGCGTCTGACGCTGCTTTGCAAGCTAAACTGATGGCGGATGAGGCTTTGAATGTGCCTCCAATGGGAAATTCCTCCTGGGGTCCTGAAACTGCTCTTCCCGATGGCAGAAAGAATTTTGGCAAGGCAAATCCTTCATCAGGTCTGAAGAGCAAGGGCGAAACCGCCAGTTCTGGTTCAACTATTGTTGCTGCACGGGAGGCTGCTCGGAAGAGGGTTGAAGCTGCGTCAGCTGCCACAAAACGAGCGGAGAACTTTGATGCAGTAGTGAAAGCAGCAGAATTGGCTGCAGAGGCTGTATCGCAAGCAGGAGCAGTCATTGCAATGGGTGATCCTATACCTTTAACACTGAGCGAATTAGTAGAAGCTGGACCAGGGGGTTACTGGAAAGCAGAAAAAGTTTCTGTTGAGCACTCGGTGAAAGAAAACAGTACGCATAGAGGAGAGCAGTTGAACAAGGATGGTACTGATGAAGGTATTGATAGATCCATTAAAAGTTCCAATAGAAGGCCACTGAATACGAAAGAAACCCTGCAAATTAGAAACGAAGGGAATGCACCTTCAATAGAACTCTCCGTGGAGAATGAAGCAAGGATGGTAAATGGGATACTTCAGGGTTCTGTCGCAGGGGAAGGAGGCCTGGCAGGACAAAAAGGTCGTAAAACGTCTGATCATGCTAAAACTGTTGGGGTTATCACTGAATTGGAGGTTGGATCAAGAGCAGCTTCTTCAAATATCCAAAATGGTGAAGGTGAAAGGCATCAGCAGATGGGGACATCTAAAGAGATTAAGGAGGCATCCCTTGTTGAG GTTGTTCGCGATGCGGAAGGTTGCAGGGGTGTCTGGTTTTCAGCCAAGGTACTTGGCTTGAAGGATGGGAAAGCTTATGTATGTTACAATGAACTTCTGCAGGATGAAG GCCCAGATCACCTAAAGGAGTGGATACCTCTTGAAGGAGGGGGTGATAAAGCTCCCCGGATACGCATTGCTCATCCTATGACTGCTGTGAAATTCGAAGGAACGAGAAAGAGACGCAGGGCAGCTATTGGGAACTATGCATGGTCTGTTGGAGATCGGGTGGATGCTTGGATGCAGGATGG TTGGTGGGAAGGTATTGTTACAGAAAAGAGCAAGGAAGATGAGACAAAATTGACTGTTCATTTTCCAG CTAAAGGAGATTTTTCCATCGTTAGAGCTTGGAATCTTCGGCCATCTCTCATTTGGAAGGATGACCAATGGATGGAATGGTCAAGGGAAAATAATTCCTTGCCCCACGAG AATGATACTCCCCAGGAAAAACGTCAAAAGCTAGGTCGGCTTGAAGTCGTGATTGGCCCCCAAATCGAGGCTGGAGGGAACAATAAGCTGTCAAATGAACTAAGCGCTGGGGATTCGAGAACACATGAAGAGTCAAGGCCACTGCCATTGTCTGCCAAGGACAAAATATTCGCTGTTGGGAAGAACATCAGGGAGGAGAACAATGCGGACGCAGTCAGGGTGAAGCGGACTGGCCTGCAGATGGAAGGATCGAGGGTGATTTTTGGGGTTCCTAAGcctggaaagaaaagaaaattcatgGATGTAAGCAAGCATTACGTTGCAGATAAGTCTGCAAAGATAAATGAAGGAATCAGAACTGATTCGATTAAATTCACAAAGTACCTGGTGCCGCAAGGCACTCTTGGATGGAAAAATTCTTCTAAAGTTGATACCAAGGGAAAACGAGAACAAGCTGCTGCCGACTCCAGACCTAAAGTGCCCAAATCTGGAAAAGCTCAGAGCATTTTGAGCAAGAGTTTATCTGAGAAGGACAGTTCTTTGATCTCTGTTGCCTCTGCTTTGACTGGTGGCACCGGTCAGGATCTTTTAACGAATGCAAAAGCGTTCGCTGGCCATGAACGGAGCAGTTTAGAGACGTCAACTCTCAAAGCAGGTGAGGGCCTCCTGTCATTTTTGTCAGCACCTGTGTCGGATGGTCTGTCCTCCAAGAAGTCATCTTCAGCAATTGAAGGAGACACTGGGACAAGAAGAAAGCTTGCACCTGGTAGAAAGGTGGCGAGAGATGATGAGAAGTGCTCTAGCCGTACTGATAATCCTGGAAAGCTAATTCCTGATGCTGCTGAGCCCCGGAGGTCCAATCGCAGAATTCAGCCGACGTCTAGG CTACTGGAAGGGCTACAGAACGCCTTGATTGGTACAAAGATTCCCTCTTTTTCGCGTGGAAAGGGTGTCAAAGCCGGCCAACACAGAAGTACATCTTCTTCTTCCCGAG GGAATTACCATGGTTGA